From Paenibacillus sp. FSL H8-0537:
AATGCACTACGTACGCACTTATTTATTTTTGATACCCAGGTCGTTGATCTAACGAGCAGGCTGGAGGACCCCGTTGATCTGCTGATGAATGTTCAGTTGGGCGGCGGCACGCATATTGCCAAAGCGCTGCGCTATGGCGAGACATTGATTGAAAACCCTGGCAAAACGATTTACATTTTGGTCAGCGATCTGGAGGAAGGTTATCCGATTCAACATATGTATAAGGCTTGCAAAGATATTTTGGACGCAGGCTGCAAGCTGCTGGTGCTGACCGCACTCGATTTTAACGGGGATTCTGTTTATAACAAACATGCGGCGCAGACGCTCACCAATATGGGGGCGCAAGTCGCGGCGATTACACCAAATGAGCTGGCCGACTGGATCGGCGATATTATAACTTAATTTTTGGGAGGATTCGGAAAATGATAACGGAAAACCGTGAAGTTGAAGCCTTAGTTGAAAAGTTTGGAGAAGCACTCTCGCAGGAGTATTCGAAGAACACGGACCGCAGCGCAATCATTATCGATTATGTGATGGGCAAAGCAGAGCAATTCCCGGATTTGCTGCCTGATTCCATGCAATATGCCTACCGTTCGATGGATCTGTTTGAGAAGCTTGCGAAGAAGGATGACAGCGATGTGTTTTTTCGTGCAGGTGCACTCATGCTGCGAATGGGACTCAATGCTAGCCGAAGCTATTATTGGCAGGGATACAGCCTCGCGATCTGCTTGGGCGACGGGCATTATGCTATAGGGCTGGCGGGAAAAAGCAAAGCGGGAAGCCAGCGCTTGCAGTCGTTGCTGCCACGAATGGAGAAAATACATAAATTTGCCGGGGATAAGGCGATTATGGATGAGCTGAAAAGCAGGGTTGGCAAATGCAATTTTGGCAAAAAGGATGCTGGAGATACAGGCGTTATTATTAATACGCTGCTGTTGCTGAAGCTGTATTCCCTGCTTGATGATACATCTACCCATCAATTTAACAGCCAAAGACTCGCGAGCGAGTTTCCGGAAATATTGCAAGCGGTATTGGCTGAAAATACGGAGCAGCTTCGCGAGCTGCTGAATGCTGCAGTGAAGCCGATCATTGCGTATTCGTTCAAAGCAAAGGAAAACCATTCCGTTCGGGAGCTGAGTGTAGATTTTATAACAGGCCAACGCGAAAAAGCGCTTGCGGCTCACTATCCTGATCTCCAAGCACAGGAGAACGGAGAAGTTTCCCGCCTCCAATTTAATCGGACATTGACCCAGATTCATAGCGCTTTGTTATATGTCATTAACGTTAAAGGCGGCAAGCAGCTGTTTCTGGACGAGCCGGGGGATGTAGGCTTAGCGCTGCTTGATGCAGTCAGAACGCTGCATGAAGTATATCCCCTTGAAGTCCGCCAGCATTTGCTTGCCCTTGACAGACGTGCCAAAAAGCCGGACGAGCTGCTGGAGGGCATCGTTCCTTTCCAGGAGCCTTATGAGTTAATTGAACGGCTAAGCGGAGAGCTGAATAGCTATACGGTGCCGTGGAGCGCGTTGCAAAGCTATGTGCTTAGTGTGCCGAATCAAGCTTTGCGTGCTTATGAAATTTTACGTTCGGCGTATTACAAAGCTTATTTGCATAAGGTTCTCACAGATGGCGGGATCGCATTGCCGGATGAAGCTGGCACACTTACGCAGGCCGTATTCGCCGTATTAAGGGGACAATCGGAGGGAGGACGTCATGGCCTGTTTCTCGCCCGTTATTTGGAAGGGGAAACCTCCTTCGAGGATTACTGGAAGGATGAAACGAATCGTTCGTTGTTTGACCCAAGGAACCGGGACAGCAAACGCCAAAGCCTGCTTGTAGCCGTTAGCTTCTTGCCTCCCGATTCGCCTTATATAAGGCGGCTGGCCATTTTGATTTCTCGACCGGAATGCGATGCGCTGACTCTCGTGTCGGAAATGTACCATTCCAATTCGTTTAGCGGACAAAAGCTGCTGGAGCTTTATGGGGAAGATGCTGAGGTGAGCCGTGAGCGCCTGCTTTCGGGCTTGCTGATGCTTAATGGCATGAGAGATTATTACTACCGTTCGATGCCGCAATCCGAATATCGGTCCATTATTAGGAATAATTTGACGGACTCATTGAAGCAGTATAAAAATTTACCTACAGATTCCCGATTGACAGTGCTCGAAATTGCTTTTGAGGATCGCGATGCTTTGACCCTTGAACAGCTGACGGAAGCGATCCGTGCGGGGCTGCTGGATTCATCGAAGAAGGCAAGCGGAGCTGCGCTGGCTGAATTCAGCCGAGTGCCAGATAAAACGTTGTATTTAACCCTTTACCGCACCG
This genomic window contains:
- a CDS encoding DUF4132 domain-containing protein → MITENREVEALVEKFGEALSQEYSKNTDRSAIIIDYVMGKAEQFPDLLPDSMQYAYRSMDLFEKLAKKDDSDVFFRAGALMLRMGLNASRSYYWQGYSLAICLGDGHYAIGLAGKSKAGSQRLQSLLPRMEKIHKFAGDKAIMDELKSRVGKCNFGKKDAGDTGVIINTLLLLKLYSLLDDTSTHQFNSQRLASEFPEILQAVLAENTEQLRELLNAAVKPIIAYSFKAKENHSVRELSVDFITGQREKALAAHYPDLQAQENGEVSRLQFNRTLTQIHSALLYVINVKGGKQLFLDEPGDVGLALLDAVRTLHEVYPLEVRQHLLALDRRAKKPDELLEGIVPFQEPYELIERLSGELNSYTVPWSALQSYVLSVPNQALRAYEILRSAYYKAYLHKVLTDGGIALPDEAGTLTQAVFAVLRGQSEGGRHGLFLARYLEGETSFEDYWKDETNRSLFDPRNRDSKRQSLLVAVSFLPPDSPYIRRLAILISRPECDALTLVSEMYHSNSFSGQKLLELYGEDAEVSRERLLSGLLMLNGMRDYYYRSMPQSEYRSIIRNNLTDSLKQYKNLPTDSRLTVLEIAFEDRDALTLEQLTEAIRAGLLDSSKKASGAALAEFSRVPDKTLYLTLYRTEKKAAIKELVLDALRSVQGCKDAYEQLLSTEKGEDWRTLIQILLDTADLSPAHAHAALAEQADAKKTARLSWLSVNDLPALMDLEGQQVDDRIKSYLLLQSIDHTTAPNERLNELRSYVNSDSLSNFAAELIQLWIQSEAPAKEKWVLYVGALFGDRRLIQILVPQIKEWTENSRGAMAAEAVKALSYLSEPAALMAIDKIKRTVKNRQVKGAAEEALQLAAENQGLTPEQLEDRLVTSLGFDDKGAQPFSYGERTFQVKVNRSLEVIVINEETGKPLKSLPAPGQKDDAELAAKAKANFNLLKKDLKTMVAIQAQRLEESLSKQRLWTAEEWTALFVGNIVMQKFAVGLIWGVYEQGELTDTFRYMEDGTFNTVDEDEYELAEGVKVGLIHPLELDQETLEGWKSQLDDYEIKQPFEQLNRQIHLVAEESQQSTVYEDLPGSEFSPTAFPKALEKFGWYKGHAQDGGYYTELYKDYGDWLAELRFSGTSITYYEGLEDITLEQLQFHANGKGQYSYYSDIPALALGKIPGRVFSETIYDILRASGR